Proteins encoded together in one Nitrospira sp. window:
- a CDS encoding FIST C-terminal domain-containing protein: MEVHTLGFDLKKHWSVSHRPKIDSPRTLVLLFGSSSLLDADGPIAELLHDYPDSLAIGCSTAGEILGTQVCDESVSAAIARFEQTDLRLASAPVLSADESFAAGQDIARQLNDARLKGIFVLSDGLQVNGSELVRGLNTQVASSVVVTGGLAGDGDRFRRTWVLKDQRPQTGFVTAVGFYGDRIRIGHGSKGGWDRFGPERRVTKSKGNVLFELDGRPALQLYKEYLGERASGLPATGLLFPLALRAEESDPKRLVRTILAVNESDQSLTFAGDIQEGALAQLMKANFDRLVQGASEAATLTHPSVDGDSSVLAIAISCVGRRLVLGGRTEEEIEATLDVLPKGTQQIGFYSYGEISPYATGTCDLHNQTMTLTTLSETA; this comes from the coding sequence ATGGAAGTCCATACGCTTGGGTTTGATCTGAAAAAGCACTGGTCAGTCAGCCATCGACCAAAAATTGATTCACCTCGAACACTCGTGTTGTTGTTTGGATCGTCAAGTCTTCTCGATGCTGATGGTCCTATCGCCGAGTTGCTTCACGACTACCCAGACTCTCTTGCCATTGGCTGTTCAACGGCAGGGGAAATTCTTGGAACGCAGGTTTGCGACGAGAGTGTGAGTGCAGCCATTGCCCGATTCGAACAGACCGATCTTCGACTGGCCAGCGCCCCAGTCCTATCCGCTGACGAGTCATTTGCCGCCGGGCAAGATATCGCGCGTCAACTGAATGATGCTCGTCTGAAAGGTATTTTTGTACTTTCAGATGGTCTTCAGGTGAACGGGAGTGAGTTGGTGCGAGGCCTCAACACCCAGGTTGCATCATCAGTTGTGGTGACTGGGGGGTTAGCCGGCGATGGGGATCGGTTTCGTCGGACCTGGGTCTTGAAAGATCAAAGACCACAAACGGGTTTTGTGACGGCCGTCGGGTTCTATGGCGATCGAATTCGGATCGGGCATGGCTCAAAAGGAGGCTGGGATCGCTTTGGGCCGGAACGTCGTGTGACCAAGTCGAAAGGAAACGTGCTCTTTGAGCTCGATGGCCGTCCTGCCCTTCAACTGTACAAGGAGTATTTGGGGGAGCGAGCCTCTGGCTTGCCAGCGACCGGCCTATTATTCCCGCTCGCACTGCGCGCCGAGGAATCAGATCCGAAGCGCCTCGTCCGAACCATTTTGGCCGTGAATGAATCGGATCAGTCGTTGACCTTCGCCGGCGATATTCAGGAAGGGGCACTGGCCCAGCTGATGAAGGCGAATTTTGACCGATTGGTTCAAGGTGCCTCAGAAGCTGCCACCTTGACGCACCCATCGGTCGATGGAGATTCGTCTGTGCTCGCGATTGCAATTAGCTGTGTGGGCCGCCGGCTTGTGTTGGGAGGAAGGACGGAGGAGGAGATCGAAGCGACTCTTGATGTGTTACCGAAAGGAACCCAACAGATCGGGTTCTATTCCTATGGCGAGATCTCCCCCTACGCCACAGGGACCTGTGATTTGCACAATCAGACGATGACGTTGACCACGTTGAGTGAGACTGCCTGA